One part of the Arthrobacter sp. EM1 genome encodes these proteins:
- a CDS encoding AMP-binding protein has protein sequence MPFINRLLQWADDRPDGTAVVVAGQRLSWEELREAAAGLVDGSPAVTVLCEENSLHFAAAFTAAVAGERQCAVLDPAWPPHLQDEIRKRIGDAVPAADALVAGSALVDGPAGSPFLIGLTSGTTSVPKAFSRSRRSWRLSFDASVEFFGLEPGDRTLAPGPLAASLNLYALSECLYAGSEFHTLAKFDVGEAHAAVSHDGITRLVLVPTMLRLLSERGLSGGVDAAGIRSIICAGSKLDARTLEAARRWAPNATIFEYYGASELSFVSGAGLLPGQPPEQLGTGIGTAFPGVAIRILDDAGDPLPDRSVGNICVRSGMVSDGYLWGDDGRALQNVNGWHTVGDQGYLEGATLHMLGRRAEMIITAGTNVYPHEVELALASIPGVAAAVAAGPADDLRGQKVVAGIVPSHGGVTATQLKAGVEGVLARSKRPLQYFLLAELPLTDRGKLSRELMLDWIARNDPRVRRLD, from the coding sequence ATGCCATTTATTAACAGACTCCTGCAGTGGGCCGATGACCGCCCCGACGGTACCGCCGTCGTGGTGGCCGGGCAGCGCCTGAGCTGGGAGGAACTGCGCGAGGCGGCCGCCGGCCTGGTGGACGGCTCGCCCGCGGTGACGGTGCTCTGTGAGGAGAACTCCCTGCACTTCGCCGCGGCGTTTACGGCCGCGGTGGCGGGGGAGCGGCAATGCGCGGTGCTGGACCCGGCCTGGCCGCCGCACCTGCAGGACGAAATCAGGAAACGGATTGGCGACGCAGTTCCGGCCGCGGATGCGCTGGTCGCCGGGTCCGCTCTGGTGGACGGGCCGGCCGGGTCCCCGTTCCTGATCGGCCTGACCTCGGGCACCACGTCGGTTCCCAAGGCATTCAGCCGTTCCCGCCGGTCCTGGCGGCTGTCCTTTGACGCCTCGGTGGAGTTCTTCGGCCTGGAACCGGGGGACAGGACCCTGGCGCCCGGCCCGCTGGCCGCCAGCCTAAACCTCTATGCCCTGTCCGAATGCCTGTATGCAGGCTCGGAGTTCCACACCCTGGCCAAGTTCGACGTCGGAGAGGCACACGCTGCCGTCAGCCACGACGGAATCACCCGGCTGGTCCTGGTCCCTACGATGCTCCGGCTCCTTAGCGAACGGGGCCTAAGCGGTGGTGTCGACGCAGCCGGCATCCGGAGCATCATCTGCGCCGGTTCGAAGCTGGACGCGCGGACCCTCGAGGCGGCACGCCGCTGGGCACCCAATGCCACCATCTTCGAGTACTACGGCGCCTCGGAGCTCAGCTTCGTCTCCGGCGCGGGCCTCCTGCCCGGGCAGCCCCCGGAACAGCTCGGAACCGGGATCGGCACGGCGTTTCCCGGCGTCGCAATCCGCATCCTCGACGACGCCGGAGACCCGTTGCCCGACCGAAGCGTTGGCAACATCTGCGTGCGCAGCGGGATGGTCAGTGACGGCTACCTCTGGGGCGACGACGGCCGCGCGCTGCAGAACGTCAACGGATGGCACACCGTGGGAGACCAGGGCTACCTTGAGGGCGCCACGCTGCACATGCTGGGCCGACGCGCAGAGATGATCATCACCGCCGGCACCAACGTCTACCCGCATGAGGTGGAGCTGGCTTTGGCTTCCATTCCGGGCGTGGCCGCCGCTGTTGCCGCGGGCCCTGCGGATGATCTCCGCGGCCAGAAGGTCGTCGCCGGCATTGTCCCCTCCCACGGGGGCGTGACAGCGACCCAGCTGAAGGCGGGCGTTGAGGGCGTGCTGGCCCGCAGCAAACGGCCGTTGCAGTACTTCCTCCTGGCGGAGCTTCCCCTGACGGACCGCGGCAAACTCAGCCGGGAACTGATGCTCGACTGGATCGCCCGCAACGACCCCCGGGTCCGGCGCCTTGACTAA
- a CDS encoding ABC transporter ATP-binding protein translates to MSTIVLDRAAVRVDIDGRAEPKTLLKGLTLRFTEQRIGVIGANGSGKSTLLRLLNGLVQPSSGTVTVDGQDTVRAVREVRRRVGFVFTDPLSQLVMPTGREDVELSLRRSVRNARDRRSKAEAVLERFGLLPLADQSIYELSGGERQLLALAAVLAVDPAVLVLDEPSTLLDLRNRELLRRTLAGLSQQVILSTHDLELALDLDRVLVVDAGTVVFDGGPAAAVEHYRGLCAGGPFGSWPRPTQAPAPGPVRPRRGHPQAEQL, encoded by the coding sequence ATGAGCACCATCGTGCTGGACCGGGCCGCGGTGCGGGTGGACATCGACGGCCGGGCCGAGCCGAAGACCCTGCTGAAGGGGCTCACCCTGCGATTCACGGAGCAGCGGATCGGAGTGATTGGTGCCAACGGCTCCGGCAAGTCCACCCTGTTGCGGCTGTTGAACGGGCTCGTGCAACCAAGCAGCGGGACTGTCACTGTAGACGGGCAGGACACCGTCCGCGCAGTCCGGGAAGTACGCCGGCGCGTTGGTTTTGTCTTTACGGATCCGCTGTCCCAACTCGTCATGCCGACCGGCCGAGAGGATGTGGAACTTTCCCTCCGGCGTTCGGTCCGCAATGCCCGGGACCGGCGAAGCAAGGCCGAAGCGGTGCTGGAGCGCTTTGGGCTGTTGCCCCTGGCGGACCAGAGCATCTACGAGCTGTCCGGCGGGGAACGCCAATTGTTGGCTCTTGCGGCGGTCCTGGCCGTGGATCCGGCCGTGCTGGTCCTGGACGAGCCGTCGACCCTGCTGGACCTGCGCAACCGGGAACTGCTGCGGCGCACCCTGGCCGGGCTCAGCCAGCAGGTCATCCTCTCCACCCACGATCTGGAGCTGGCGCTGGACCTTGACCGGGTCCTTGTGGTCGACGCCGGCACGGTGGTGTTCGACGGCGGCCCTGCCGCCGCCGTCGAGCACTACCGCGGGCTCTGCGCCGGCGGGCCCTTCGGCTCCTGGCCACGACCCACTCAAGCTCCGGCCCCCGGTCCGGTCCGGCCGAGGCGGGGGCATCCGCAGGCGGAACAGCTATGA
- a CDS encoding thiolase family protein, with product MTNPSTLILPEDRQPVIIAARRTPICRANGVLKTVPAHELLAPVLQSLLRDTAVAPEAVEDVLIGNAVGGGGNVARLAALGAGLPVSVPGLTVDRQCGSGLDAIVLASRFVAAGGGGLYLAGGVESISTAPLRARTNSAGVPEFFSRAQFVPPGYGDPDMGQAAENVASRFGISRERQDAGALRSHHRALASAAAGLFDAEIVELPGVSGPDGPRTIRSDDGPRRGLTAAVLARFPPAFAAAGTVTAGNSCFDADAAAAVVITSVERARSLGARDGLLVRDTQTAGVDPELLGIGAAVAAARVLGRSRVTAAELGLVEFNEAFAAQTIACLDRLGIDPERANLDGGALALGHAYGASGAVLVTRLLAQARRTPVQGQLALALISIAGGMGTAALLEYRSLR from the coding sequence TTGACTAACCCCAGCACACTGATTCTTCCCGAGGACCGGCAGCCGGTCATCATCGCCGCCAGGCGCACCCCGATTTGCCGGGCCAACGGAGTCCTAAAGACCGTGCCCGCCCATGAACTCCTCGCCCCCGTCCTCCAAAGCCTGCTGCGCGACACGGCCGTGGCCCCGGAAGCTGTCGAGGACGTTCTGATCGGCAACGCCGTGGGCGGCGGCGGAAACGTGGCCCGGCTAGCGGCCCTCGGAGCCGGGCTGCCCGTCAGCGTCCCCGGTCTCACAGTGGACCGCCAGTGCGGCTCCGGTCTCGACGCAATTGTGCTCGCTTCCCGCTTTGTGGCCGCAGGCGGCGGCGGACTGTATCTGGCCGGCGGTGTGGAAAGCATCAGCACGGCCCCGCTTCGCGCCCGCACAAATAGCGCCGGCGTCCCGGAGTTCTTCTCCCGGGCGCAGTTTGTCCCCCCCGGATACGGTGACCCTGATATGGGGCAGGCCGCGGAAAACGTGGCCTCCCGCTTCGGGATCAGCCGGGAGCGCCAGGACGCCGGTGCGCTGCGCAGCCACCACCGCGCCCTGGCTTCGGCAGCGGCAGGACTCTTCGACGCCGAGATAGTTGAACTCCCCGGGGTGTCCGGACCGGACGGTCCGCGCACCATCCGGAGCGACGACGGGCCGCGCCGCGGGTTGACAGCGGCTGTGCTGGCCCGGTTCCCGCCGGCGTTTGCCGCCGCCGGTACCGTCACCGCAGGGAACTCATGCTTCGACGCCGACGCGGCCGCCGCCGTCGTGATCACCTCGGTCGAACGGGCACGTTCGCTCGGCGCCCGCGACGGGCTTTTGGTCCGGGACACGCAGACGGCGGGCGTGGATCCGGAACTCTTGGGCATCGGCGCGGCGGTGGCGGCCGCGCGGGTGCTGGGCCGCAGCCGCGTTACGGCCGCGGAGCTGGGCCTGGTCGAGTTCAACGAGGCATTCGCAGCCCAGACGATTGCGTGCCTGGACCGGCTCGGCATCGACCCGGAGCGCGCAAACCTCGATGGCGGGGCCCTGGCCCTCGGGCACGCCTACGGGGCGTCCGGCGCGGTGCTGGTCACCCGGCTGCTGGCCCAGGCCCGCCGCACCCCGGTGCAGGGACAGCTGGCGCTTGCCCTGATCAGCATCGCCGGCGGAATGGGAACCGCGGCGCTGCTGGAATACCGGAGTCTTCGGTAG
- a CDS encoding neutral zinc metallopeptidase, with protein MSFNDNVQLDPSQVQDRRGAGRGVKVGGGIGGGIVLLIAVLLGVNPALLDGLGGSSTQDPGPQGQGAAAACLTGADADARLDCRITGTVNSLNAFWPAYLAETGTRYPQPQTVIFAAATGTGCGNATSEVGPFYCPADSTAYFDPGFFQELVDRFGSSGGPLAQEYVVAHEFGHHVQNILGNLDRAQQDPQGPESGAVRVELQADCYAGLWVHYATTAKDPATGVPFLEPLKEQDLKDALSAASAVGDDRIQKAATGKVTPEAWTHGSSAQRQTWFYRGYTSGDIKQCDTFTGATP; from the coding sequence ATGAGTTTTAATGACAACGTCCAACTGGACCCATCCCAGGTACAAGACCGCCGCGGCGCGGGCCGCGGAGTCAAGGTCGGCGGCGGGATTGGCGGGGGCATCGTCCTGCTGATCGCAGTCCTGCTCGGCGTAAATCCCGCCCTGCTGGATGGCCTTGGCGGAAGCAGCACGCAGGACCCCGGGCCGCAGGGGCAGGGCGCCGCCGCGGCCTGCCTGACAGGTGCCGATGCGGACGCCCGCCTCGACTGCCGGATCACGGGAACGGTCAACAGCCTGAACGCGTTCTGGCCCGCCTACCTGGCGGAAACCGGCACCCGGTACCCGCAACCGCAAACTGTTATCTTCGCTGCGGCCACCGGCACAGGCTGTGGCAATGCCACCTCGGAGGTGGGGCCGTTCTACTGCCCCGCCGACAGTACCGCGTACTTTGACCCGGGCTTTTTCCAGGAACTGGTGGATCGGTTTGGCTCTTCCGGCGGACCGCTGGCGCAGGAGTATGTGGTGGCCCACGAGTTCGGCCACCATGTCCAGAACATCCTGGGGAACCTGGACCGGGCCCAGCAGGATCCCCAAGGACCCGAATCCGGGGCCGTCCGGGTGGAACTGCAGGCTGACTGCTACGCGGGCTTGTGGGTGCACTACGCCACCACCGCGAAGGATCCCGCGACCGGGGTGCCGTTCCTGGAACCGCTCAAGGAGCAAGACCTCAAGGACGCGCTGTCCGCTGCCTCGGCGGTCGGTGATGACCGGATCCAGAAGGCCGCGACCGGCAAGGTGACTCCGGAGGCCTGGACCCACGGTTCCAGTGCCCAGCGCCAGACCTGGTTCTACCGGGGCTACACGTCCGGGGATATCAAGCAGTGCGACACCTTCACCGGCGCCACCCCGTAG
- a CDS encoding biotin transporter BioY — protein sequence MTETTGSDAATRARQRNRWNATDLALIAVFAALVAGSALIAAVPVAGLGVPITVQTLAVMLTGLALGPGRAFAAVGLYVLLGLAGLPIFSGGRSGLGVLAGPSAGYIIGFVFAATAVGWLSAMVLRRTAGRTGRGRPALLFAAAMVSSIIFVHGLGILGVMVNAKLDFEKAFLGDLVFYPGDVIKNVLAVTIALTLHKAFPDLLLRRVQTVLPAGPAAGSSSNAKAAQRP from the coding sequence ATGACAGAGACCACTGGCAGCGACGCCGCCACCCGCGCCCGGCAACGGAACCGCTGGAACGCCACCGACCTGGCACTGATCGCGGTTTTCGCTGCGCTGGTGGCCGGCTCAGCCTTGATTGCCGCCGTTCCGGTGGCCGGGCTGGGTGTTCCCATCACGGTGCAGACGCTCGCCGTGATGCTGACCGGTCTCGCGCTCGGCCCCGGCAGGGCGTTTGCCGCCGTCGGGCTCTATGTGCTCCTTGGTCTCGCCGGGCTGCCGATCTTCAGCGGCGGACGCAGCGGGCTCGGGGTCCTGGCCGGTCCTTCGGCGGGTTACATCATCGGCTTCGTGTTTGCCGCGACGGCGGTGGGCTGGCTCAGCGCAATGGTGCTCCGGCGGACCGCGGGCCGTACCGGCAGGGGCCGCCCGGCGCTTCTCTTTGCTGCTGCGATGGTGAGCAGCATCATCTTCGTCCACGGCCTCGGCATCCTGGGTGTGATGGTTAATGCAAAGCTTGACTTCGAAAAAGCGTTCCTCGGTGACCTGGTCTTCTACCCGGGAGATGTGATCAAAAACGTGCTGGCCGTGACAATTGCGCTGACCCTGCACAAGGCCTTCCCGGACCTGCTGCTCCGCCGGGTCCAAACCGTTCTGCCGGCCGGCCCCGCGGCCGGCAGCAGTTCCAACGCCAAGGCGGCCCAGCGGCCATGA
- a CDS encoding energy-coupling factor transporter transmembrane protein EcfT: MSNHAFLLANYVPGDTLLHRAPLWLKFLLVVGCGLASFLIVDWAASAAALAVLSVVFLLGGAGLSRLMQAVRPVLPVLLVIGVFQWWQLGGPTAARIVLNVLVCIVAASILTATTPVQRLLDGVASLARPFRRLGADPERFALTIAIMLRSIPFIAGAYGDVRDAARARGLERNPRALILPVFITTVAFARQTGEALAARGLGEAETGTGTEGHGEPAPPAAGHVLP; encoded by the coding sequence ATGAGCAACCACGCGTTCCTGCTCGCCAACTATGTGCCCGGAGATACCCTGCTGCACCGCGCACCGCTGTGGCTGAAGTTCCTGCTGGTTGTCGGCTGCGGCCTTGCGTCGTTCCTGATTGTGGACTGGGCCGCTTCGGCAGCAGCTCTGGCAGTGCTGTCCGTGGTGTTCCTGCTGGGCGGCGCAGGCCTGTCGCGGCTGATGCAGGCGGTCCGGCCGGTGCTTCCGGTGCTGCTGGTGATCGGGGTGTTCCAGTGGTGGCAGCTGGGCGGTCCTACCGCGGCACGGATTGTCTTGAACGTGCTGGTCTGTATTGTGGCGGCGTCGATCCTCACCGCCACCACCCCGGTGCAGCGGCTGCTCGACGGGGTTGCTTCGCTGGCGCGGCCCTTCCGGCGCCTCGGTGCGGATCCCGAGCGCTTCGCATTGACCATCGCCATTATGCTCCGCAGCATCCCGTTCATCGCCGGCGCCTATGGCGACGTCCGCGATGCCGCCCGAGCCCGCGGGCTCGAACGCAACCCCCGTGCCCTGATCCTCCCGGTCTTTATCACCACAGTCGCCTTTGCCCGGCAAACCGGAGAGGCGCTCGCTGCTCGCGGCCTGGGCGAAGCCGAGACCGGGACCGGGACCGAGGGGCATGGCGAGCCAGCCCCACCCGCCGCTGGACATGTCCTCCCCTAG
- a CDS encoding metal-sulfur cluster assembly factor — protein MTELNVARTALEDVEEALMDVIDPELGVNIVDLGLLYGLKYSDDDGALLIDMTLTTAACPLTDVIEEQVGKALDGVVDEWRLNWVWMPPWGPERITEDGRDQMRALGFNI, from the coding sequence ATGACCGAACTCAATGTGGCCCGCACGGCCCTCGAGGATGTCGAAGAGGCGCTTATGGATGTGATCGACCCTGAACTGGGCGTGAACATCGTTGATCTGGGCCTCCTGTACGGACTGAAGTACTCGGACGACGATGGCGCCCTGCTGATCGACATGACGCTGACGACGGCTGCCTGCCCGCTCACCGATGTGATCGAGGAGCAGGTCGGCAAGGCCCTCGACGGGGTCGTCGACGAATGGCGGCTGAACTGGGTGTGGATGCCGCCGTGGGGTCCGGAACGGATCACCGAAGACGGCCGCGACCAGATGCGGGCCCTCGGCTTCAACATCTAA